ATCGAGGTCCTCTCGGTGGATTCGGACCTCGCGGACGCGGCGACGGGACGCCTGGAGATCGAGATCCGCTATCGCGTCAGACGAACCAACAACGAGTTCAACCTCGTCTACCCGTTCTACCTGGAGGGGGCCTGATCCATGGCAGGACCCCCGGAGATCGACGGGCGACGTCGCGCCGACCTCCGTGACAGGATCTCGTCGCTCACCCCGTACTATCTCGACGAGTGGGATCCCGATTCGGAGGACGTCGGAACCGCGCTGGTGGAGCTGTTCGCCGAGATGGCCGGCGGGCTCACCGAACGGGTCGATCAGGCGCCGAGGAAACACCAGGTGGCCTTCTACGAGGCGCTCGGGTTCGACCGCCGGCCCCCGCAGGCGGCGACGGTCCCCGTGCAGTTCTCGATCGACGAGGACGCGCCGGGGAACGTCCCGATCACCGGAGGAACGGAAGTCGAAGCGGAGACGGACGGCGACGAGGAGGTGTTTCGTATCGCGTCGGAGGACGCCTTCGAGGCGACCCCGGCCTGCCTGACGGACGTCTTCAGCGTCGACCCGTCCGACGACAGCCTCTTCGAACACCGCGGTCCGATCGACGGAGCAGGATCGTCGACCCTCTTCACTGGAACCGACGTTCAGGAGAACGTCCTCTACGTCGGCCATCCCGAACGGTTCTCGGTCTCCGCCGGGTCGACGGTCGTCCTCGAGATACGGACAACCCACGATCCGACGGCGCTCGACTGGGAGTACTACGGCGAGTCCGGGGACGGCGAGGAGGGATGGCACGGGATTTTACCCTCGGACGTTCGCTGGGACGACCCCCGACTCGCGCTCACCCCTGACGGTCCGATCCTCGAGACGGAGGTCGACGGCCGGGAGAGCTCGTGGATCCGCGGTTCGATCCCCCCGGACGAGCAGTCGACCGAGCGCTTCGCGTTCGAGTTCGATCGCCTGCTCCTCGGCGGGAAGAAGAACGAGGCGAAACCGGATGGACTGTTCGCGAACGACGTCCCCCAACCGGTCGACGGGACGAAGATCTACCCCTTCGGATCGATCCCGCAGCAACGCGATGCGTTCTATCTCGCCTGTGCGGAGGCGTTCGCGAAACCCGGTGCGGACGTGACGATCACGTTCGGCGGACGCGATCCGATCGCTCCCGAGGATCCACCCCGCCTCTCGTGGGAGTACTACGACGGCCGATCGTGGCGACTCCTGGCCGAGGTGAACGGAAACGACGTCTTTCACGGGGAGAGCGAGGAAGGCGAGGAAGCCAGTGTCGGGTTCACGGTCCCCCCGGATATCGACTCGACGTCCGTCTTCGGACAGGAGGGCGTCTGGATTCGGGTGCGATTGGTCGGCGGTGAGTACGTGAAAGTCGTCTACGAGCACGACGACGATGACGATCCGACCGAGAGCCACCGACGGGTCGACGGGGACCCACCCAGTTTCGACACCGTTACGATCGCGTACGAGTACGCGGGAACCGAGGCCCCGACACAGCTCCTCGCCGAAAACGGGCTGGAGTACACCGACGACCTCGTCGGGACGGAGGGACCCCATCGGCCGTTCGAACCGTTGCCCGACGACACCCAGACCGTGTACTTCGGGCTGAATCGGCGACTGACGGGCGGGCCGATCCAGCTCTACGTCGACGTCGAAGATCGCGAGTATCCCGGCGAGTTCAGCCCCCGCGTGCGCTGGGAGCAGCGCGTTCTACCCGGGTCGGAGAGCTGGGAGCGCCTGTCGAGTGACGACGGGACGGAGGGGTTCACGCGCTCCGGAATCGTCTCCCTCTCATTCGCGGACGACAGCGAGGCGTCGCGGCGGTTCGGAGTCGAGCGTCACTGGGTGCGTGCTCGCGTCCGTGGCGACGCGTTCGAACCCGAAGAGCCCGAGAACGAGACCGAGGAGCGGGGCCAGAATCAAGAGCATTCGTCCCGCGACCTCACCCTCGCCACCACGACGGCCGGCGACGGCTCGCTCGAACCGTGCCGGTCGTTCCTCGAGACCGACCCGGGTGGTATCGAGGTTCGACCGGCAGTCCCGCGGATCGACGGTATCTACCTCGACACCGGCGTGGCCGCGAACGTCACGACCGTCGAGGACGAGGTGCTCGGTTCGAGCGACGGCTCGCCGAACCTCACGTTCGCGGTCTCGCGACCGCCGACCATCGAGATCGAGGTCTGGGTCGACGAGCTGACCGCACTCTCGAGCGATCGACGAGAGCGTCTGAGAGCGGAGCGGCCGGAGGCGGTGGCCATAGAGACGACCACGACGGGCGACGTTCGTGCCGCCTGGGTGCGGTGGGAGGCGGTGGAGGACCTCGAGGGAGCCGACGAGTCGGATCGACAGTACGTCCTGAACCGCGTCGACGGGACGGTCACGTTCGGCGACGGAACGGCGGGGCGGATCCCCCCTGCCGGCAGGGACAACGTTCGCGCGAGCTACCGGACCGGGGGCGGGAGCGCCGGGAACGTCGAACCGGGCGCAGTCGTGGATCTCTCGACCGCCATTCCGCACGTCGATGCGGTCACGAACCCGGTCGAAGGCTCGGGTGGCGCGGCGGCGGAGTCGACGGCCGTGGTGCTCGATCGTGCACCACGGGAGCTCCGGGACCGGGACAGAGCGGTGACCGCGGTCGACTACGAACGCATCGCGAGGGACGCGGCACGTGAGCTGGCCGACGTGCGGTGTCTCCGCGGCATGAACCGAGCTGGCGAGCACGAACCGGGCTGGGTGACGATACTCGTCGTCCCCGACGAGCGACGGGAGACCCCGGTCCCGAGCGTGGGGCTTCGCGAGACCGTCCACCGGCGCGTGAGTGAGGCGGCGCCGCTTCACCTCGTCACACGGGACCGCCTGGTGGTTCGGTCGCCGACCTACGTGTCCGTCGACGTCGAAGCGACAGTGGTCGTCGACGGTGTTCGGAGCCTGGGGGCGCTGGAGACCGCAATCGAGGACCGCCTCACCACGTTCTTACACCCGTTGTCGGGGAAAGGTGGTGATGGGTGGCGCTTCGGCGAACTCGCGACGATCGCCGACGTGATCGCCGAGATCGAGGGGTGTGACGGTGTCGATCACGTCCCTAGACTCGACCTCCGGTACGACGGTCGGGAGACGATCACGAAGGGCGAGACGCCCCCCGACGTCGCACCCGACGTGCTGGTTCACAGCGGGACCCACGAACTCGTCGTTCGCCAGCGGACACGCCCCTGTGTGGAGGGCGACCGATGAGCCTGGACGTCCCGGACCTCGACGACCGCACGTACGAAGAGCTACGAGCGGACGCGGTGAAGCGCCTCCCCGTCCACGCACCGGAGTGGACCGACCACAACGTCCACGACCCCGGGATCACGATCCTCGAACTCCTGGCGTGGCTCGTCGAGACGTACGGCTACCAACTCGATCGGGTGACCGACGACCACCGACGGAAGTACCTCGAACTCGTCGGCGTGACTCCCCACCCACCGAGGTCGGCGTCGGTCGATCTATCGGTCGCGACCGGTGACGAGGCGGTCGCGGGTGAGCTTCCCGCACGGACCCCGATCGTGGTGGAGACGCCGGACCGGGAGGTGATCCGGTTCGAAACGGAGACTGACATCGTGCTCACGCCGGCTACGATCGACGCGGTCGTCTCCGAGCACGCGCGGGGACGGACCGACCACACGGTGGCCAACGAGAGCGAGGGGCGATCGTTCCTGGCGTTCGGGACGGAAGCGAGCGTCGGGAACGCGCTCTACCTCGGGTTCGACGGCGACCCCTTCGCCGAGGGGAACCGACTCGACCTGGTCGTCGATTTTCACGACGACGACCTCCCGGATCCCGCGGGAGACCCGCACGACCCGATACGGTTCGTCCCCTCGATCGCCGTCGTCTGGGAACGCCTGACGGATCCGGAGCGCTGGTACCGGGACGACGCGTGGGAGGAACTGGACCTCGTCCACGACGGGACGGACGCGTTCTACACCGGCGGACGTGTCGGGCTCGCCGAACCCTCCGACCGGCAGGGCGAGGCGGAGGCGGCGGCGATCCTGGCCCGGGACACGCCGCTGATCTGGGTTCGCGCGGTGGCGAGGGCACGGGAGGACGACGAGGACACTGAACGGCGGATTCCGACCTGCGCGGAGCGGTCGGGCGTCGTCGGGTCGGGTTCACAGACCGGTGTGAGAGATCGCACTCCCACACAAACCGAGCGATACGAACTCCCACCGACGTTCGATGCGATCCGCACCAACGTCGTCGCCGCGAGACAGAGAGAGCGGGTCCCGAGCGTGGGGTTAGAGCGCATCGATCGACCGGGTGACGAGCGACCGGCGTACCCCCCGAGCGAGACGGCGGCCACCCGATCCCAGCGGTTCGCGTTTCCGACCGCGCCCGTCGTGGACGCCGAGGTGGTCGTGGGCGATACCCGCTGGACCGCCGTGGACGACTTCGGCGCCGCCGGTCCGGACGACCGGTGCTACGTTCTCGACCGAGAGCGTGGGGTCGTCACCTTCGGCGACGGCCGTCGGGGGGCGATTCCGCTGCCCGGACAGACGGTCTCGGCGGGCGACGTCGTGTACGGTGGCGGGCCGCAGGGGAACGTGCCCCGTGGCTCCACCTGGATGATCGAGGGACCGAAGGATACACTGGAGGCCGACCCGCTCGCCCGACCGGCGGGGGGGCGGGGGGCCGAGTCGATCGCGGCGGCGTTCGACCGGGCGCGGGACCAGCAGCGGATCCCGTATCGGGCGGTCACGGCGTCCGACCACCGGGCGATCGCGATGCGCACGCCGGGTGTCCGCGTCGGCCGGGCGGCGGCGGTCGTCGACTGCGCCGACGACGCATCCGGGTCGCCGAACGAGGTCACGGTCGTGGTCATCCCGTTCGGCCCACCGGGCCGACGCCCGATCCCCACGCGCGGGTTCCTCGAGGCGGTCGAGTACCAGCTCTGCGCTCACTCGTTGCTCACGGACCGGATCTCGGTGTCAGCCCCGACGTACGTGAGCATTCGGGTGACGGCGGAGGTGGTGGCCGTCGAAGGGATCCCACACGACGACGTCCGCGACGTCGCCGCCGAACGGCTCGAAACGTTCATCGACCCGCTCGTGGGGTACGACGGCGACGGCTGGCCGTTCGACCGGCCGGTCCACCGCTCGGACGTGTTCGAGGTGCTCGCGAACCTCCCGACAGTCGCGGACGTGATCGACGTCTCGATCGGCGTCGGTGACGAGGCGGACCTCGAGGCCGATCACACCTCGGTGCCGTACCTCGCAGCGGTCTCTATCGACGTGCGCGAGGAGCGAGAGACATGCGGGAGGGGGCTCTGATGGAGTTCACCCACCGCGGGACCGACGTGACGCCCTCCTGGGAACGGTGGGAGCGGGAGAACGTCGCTGTCTCGGGAAATCGAGTTCGCATCGCCAGGAACCCGTTTCCGGCCTATCGGTCGGTCGAGCCCGTCGTCGAGGGCGACGACGGCCAATCGAGGCTCGTCGACCTCGCGGTCGACGACTGTGGGGAGGTGTTCCTCCTGGGTGCGGACGGTACCGTCTATCGACACAGCCCGGGCGAGGGGTGTGACCGTCTCGCTCGAATCGACTGTCTGGTCGACGCGACCGCCGAACCGCGAGCGATCGACGTCACGCGGGACAGCCTCTACGTCGCGAGCGGGAACCCGGGGCGAGTGCAGGCGTTCTCCCGGCACGCGGGTGGCATGCGGTGGTCGCTGACCGAGGGGGTCGACGACCCGGTCACGTTCGTTCGGATCGATGGCGCGACCTGCCTGCTCGATCGGGGGGACCGCCCGGGCCGAGGGGCCGTCCGACGCCTCACTGCGGACGGGCGTGTCGTTCCGATCGTGACCGACCTCTACGAGCCGATCGATATCGACGCGGACGACGACGGGGCGCTCTACGTTCTGGAGCCGCACACGTGGACCGAGGCGGACGACCCCGATCGCTACGTCGTCCGCAGGCTCCCCGCCCAGGCCGTCGCGAGCCCGCCGATCCCCGGCGTCGATACCGTGTGGATCCCCCCGGAAGCGTTTCGCAGCGTGGGCAGTGCGGAGCCCGTCGTCCCGGCGTGTCTCACGTCCGGGGTCGCGGGGGAGCTCGTCGTCGGCACCGCCCGTCGAACCGTCGGCGAGGATGCGGTGTTCGGCTTCCGCCCGAACCGGGCGGGGTTCGCACACCAGACGGACGTGCCGGCGGGCTGTGAGGTGCTGGCCCTCGATCGGTCCGGGGCGTCGGCTCGGCTATACGTGA
This region of Halalkalicoccus sp. CGA53 genomic DNA includes:
- a CDS encoding putative baseplate assembly protein, with protein sequence MAGPPEIDGRRRADLRDRISSLTPYYLDEWDPDSEDVGTALVELFAEMAGGLTERVDQAPRKHQVAFYEALGFDRRPPQAATVPVQFSIDEDAPGNVPITGGTEVEAETDGDEEVFRIASEDAFEATPACLTDVFSVDPSDDSLFEHRGPIDGAGSSTLFTGTDVQENVLYVGHPERFSVSAGSTVVLEIRTTHDPTALDWEYYGESGDGEEGWHGILPSDVRWDDPRLALTPDGPILETEVDGRESSWIRGSIPPDEQSTERFAFEFDRLLLGGKKNEAKPDGLFANDVPQPVDGTKIYPFGSIPQQRDAFYLACAEAFAKPGADVTITFGGRDPIAPEDPPRLSWEYYDGRSWRLLAEVNGNDVFHGESEEGEEASVGFTVPPDIDSTSVFGQEGVWIRVRLVGGEYVKVVYEHDDDDDPTESHRRVDGDPPSFDTVTIAYEYAGTEAPTQLLAENGLEYTDDLVGTEGPHRPFEPLPDDTQTVYFGLNRRLTGGPIQLYVDVEDREYPGEFSPRVRWEQRVLPGSESWERLSSDDGTEGFTRSGIVSLSFADDSEASRRFGVERHWVRARVRGDAFEPEEPENETEERGQNQEHSSRDLTLATTTAGDGSLEPCRSFLETDPGGIEVRPAVPRIDGIYLDTGVAANVTTVEDEVLGSSDGSPNLTFAVSRPPTIEIEVWVDELTALSSDRRERLRAERPEAVAIETTTTGDVRAAWVRWEAVEDLEGADESDRQYVLNRVDGTVTFGDGTAGRIPPAGRDNVRASYRTGGGSAGNVEPGAVVDLSTAIPHVDAVTNPVEGSGGAAAESTAVVLDRAPRELRDRDRAVTAVDYERIARDAARELADVRCLRGMNRAGEHEPGWVTILVVPDERRETPVPSVGLRETVHRRVSEAAPLHLVTRDRLVVRSPTYVSVDVEATVVVDGVRSLGALETAIEDRLTTFLHPLSGKGGDGWRFGELATIADVIAEIEGCDGVDHVPRLDLRYDGRETITKGETPPDVAPDVLVHSGTHELVVRQRTRPCVEGDR
- a CDS encoding putative baseplate assembly protein, which gives rise to MSLDVPDLDDRTYEELRADAVKRLPVHAPEWTDHNVHDPGITILELLAWLVETYGYQLDRVTDDHRRKYLELVGVTPHPPRSASVDLSVATGDEAVAGELPARTPIVVETPDREVIRFETETDIVLTPATIDAVVSEHARGRTDHTVANESEGRSFLAFGTEASVGNALYLGFDGDPFAEGNRLDLVVDFHDDDLPDPAGDPHDPIRFVPSIAVVWERLTDPERWYRDDAWEELDLVHDGTDAFYTGGRVGLAEPSDRQGEAEAAAILARDTPLIWVRAVARAREDDEDTERRIPTCAERSGVVGSGSQTGVRDRTPTQTERYELPPTFDAIRTNVVAARQRERVPSVGLERIDRPGDERPAYPPSETAATRSQRFAFPTAPVVDAEVVVGDTRWTAVDDFGAAGPDDRCYVLDRERGVVTFGDGRRGAIPLPGQTVSAGDVVYGGGPQGNVPRGSTWMIEGPKDTLEADPLARPAGGRGAESIAAAFDRARDQQRIPYRAVTASDHRAIAMRTPGVRVGRAAAVVDCADDASGSPNEVTVVVIPFGPPGRRPIPTRGFLEAVEYQLCAHSLLTDRISVSAPTYVSIRVTAEVVAVEGIPHDDVRDVAAERLETFIDPLVGYDGDGWPFDRPVHRSDVFEVLANLPTVADVIDVSIGVGDEADLEADHTSVPYLAAVSIDVREERETCGRGL